Proteins from a genomic interval of Mycobacteriales bacterium:
- a CDS encoding type 1 glutamine amidotransferase — MTSALVVTHSASETVGRLGEWLPEAGMELVLCEPWAGDEVPADLGDHDALVVMGGPQQAYDDSSAPWLRATKDLLRSAVAAGAPVLGVCLGHQLLAEATGGRVARGEAPELGARLVAKRDAAADDPVFGPVPFTPTVVQWHSDGVVDLPPGALLLAGSPRYPVQAFRVGDRAYGVQFHPEPTREHLETWAARSGEELDLLGLSGDDVVERAVAALEEVEEVWRPAVQRWARLAEHPASPPRRLLPVVDA; from the coding sequence GTGACGAGCGCGCTCGTCGTCACCCACTCCGCCTCGGAGACCGTCGGGCGGCTGGGGGAGTGGCTGCCCGAGGCCGGCATGGAGCTCGTGCTCTGCGAGCCGTGGGCCGGCGACGAGGTCCCTGCCGACCTGGGCGACCACGACGCGCTCGTGGTCATGGGAGGACCCCAGCAGGCGTACGACGACAGCTCCGCGCCGTGGTTGCGCGCGACCAAGGACCTGCTCCGTTCGGCCGTCGCGGCGGGCGCGCCCGTCCTCGGGGTCTGCCTGGGTCACCAGCTGCTCGCCGAGGCGACCGGCGGCCGGGTGGCCCGCGGTGAGGCACCCGAGCTCGGCGCGCGGCTCGTCGCCAAGCGCGACGCCGCGGCCGACGACCCGGTCTTCGGTCCGGTGCCCTTCACCCCGACCGTCGTGCAGTGGCACTCCGACGGGGTCGTCGACCTGCCGCCGGGCGCGCTGCTGCTGGCCGGATCGCCGCGCTACCCGGTGCAGGCCTTCCGGGTCGGCGACCGCGCCTACGGCGTGCAGTTCCACCCCGAGCCGACCCGCGAGCACCTCGAGACGTGGGCGGCACGCAGCGGTGAGGAGCTCGACCTGCTCGGGCTGTCCGGTGACGACGTCGTCGAGCGGGCCGTGGCCGCGCTCGAGGAGGTCGAGGAGGTCTGGCGGCCGGCCGTGCAGCGCTGGGCCCGCCTCGCCGAGCACCCCGCCTCCCCACCCCGCCGCCTCCTGCCCGTCGTCGACGCCTAG